A single genomic interval of Arachis duranensis cultivar V14167 chromosome 7, aradu.V14167.gnm2.J7QH, whole genome shotgun sequence harbors:
- the LOC107496473 gene encoding disease resistance protein RFL1-like translates to MGHQGHVLTTKPEHLRRKLETKVEQVQEQVKNTVQVDRTEGGCFMQLDFESRESTFNGILEALQDDSISSVAVYGMGGVGKTTLARHVGKRVKEMNMFDLVLPVHVTTAENVKRIQGDIAAGLGLRLGEESDLAERQRQLSLRLRNEEHVLIILDDLWYKLDLKKIGILNNHCKVLLTTRSQQVAYLMGCQRSFHLFLLTLEENWDLFKRCAGIHDDRFEPDLLAIAKEVSAHCEGLPLTISILGSALRARTVDLWKQVLKDLMSSRGKGLNWEDDSTNFIIQIIVVIYNIILASKEAKIIFLICGMYPEDHEILIEDLFQQVIRLRLCSKTDVIATITSLKDSSLLMPSITSKDHVLMHDLVRYAARKIIFKEKPTNRDNISEYMNALYNEEHFQWQEALHRLLCRLFGATEYPESSSSTSSELQVAQSYSSTIPRPSGKMVDFYGLCQVDKSFLPLLKEACTKNPNLIESQRKHSEMLRQSAFDSLGRLLFLLHNVRIRDWINHKQELQMYWEQAKLMKFDLEWLSPAMERVLSSADLARIEALREEEKYWNEEASKLREKLKIVENKAAVIRTEIVLTESKLDGFAIGYGSEAGVVSKVSPWRKIFLFR, encoded by the coding sequence ATGGGTCATCAGGGACATGTTCTGACGACGAAACCAGAACATCTTAGGAGGAAACTGGAGACAAAAGTTGAGCAAGTACAAGAACAAGTAAAGAACACAGTTCAAGTTGATAGAACTGAAGGCGGTTGTTTTATGCAGCTTGACTTTGAATCAAGAGAAAGCACTTTCAATGGAATCTTGGAAGCCTTACAAGATGATAGCATCTCCAGTGTGGCAGTGTACGGCATGGGTGGAGTAGGAAAGACAACCTTAGCAAGGCATGTAGGTAAAAGAGTAAAGGAGATGAACATGTTTGACCTTGTTCTACCTGTTCATGTGACAACAGCTGAAAATGTCAAGAGGATTCAAGGTGACATAGCTGCCGGGTTAGGACTTCGATTGGGAGAGGAATCCGATCTAGCTGAAAGACAGAGACAACTATCACTTagattaagaaatgaagaaCATGTACTCATAATTTTGGATGACTTATGGTATAAGCTTGATCTGAAAAAGATTGGGATTTTAAACAATCACTGTAAAGTTCTCTTAACTACGAGAAGTCAACAAGTTGCATATTTGATGGGATGTCAACGCAGCTTTCATCTATTTCTTTTAACTTTGGAAGAAAATTGGGATTTGTTCAAGAGGTGCGCAGGCATCCATGATGATCGGTTCGAGCCGGACTTACTTGCTATAGCAAAGGAAGTTTCAGCACACTGTGAAGGATTACCACTTACCATTTCAATATTGGGGTCAGCTCTAAGAGCAAGAACCGTTGACCTGTGGAAACAAGTCTTAAAAGATTTAATGAGTTCAAGAGGGAAGGGTTTGAATTGGGAAGATGATAGTACTAATTTTATAATCCAGATAATAGTGGTGATCTATAATATTATACTTGCAAGCAAAGAAGCTAAAATCATATTCTTAATATGTGGTATGTATCCAGAAGATCATGAAATTCTCATTGAAGATCTGTTCCAACAAGTAATTAGACTAAGGTTGTGCAGCAAAACTGATGTGATTGCAACCATCACTAGCCTCAAGGACTCTAGCTTGTTGATGCCTTCCATTACAAGTAAAGACCATGTGCTAATGCATGATTTGGTCCGTTATGCTGCTAGGAAGATAATCTTTAAAGAGAAACCTACCAACAGGGACAATATCAGTGAGTATATGAATGCGCTTTATAATGAGGAACATTTTCAATGGCAAGAGGCATTACATCGACTTCTTTGTCGGTTGTTTGGTGCAACTGAGTATCCagaatcttcttcttcaacaagtTCGGAGCTCCAAGTTGCACAGTCCTACTCCTCTACAATTCCTAGGCCATCAGGGAAGATGGTGGATTTTTATGGATTGTGTCAGGTTGACAAATCATTtctgccactgctcaaagaagcaTGCACCAAGAATCCAAATCTGATAGAAAGCCAGAGAAAACACTCTGAAATGTTAAGGCAGAGTGCTTTTGATAGCTTAGGAAGGTTGTTGTTTCTGTTGCATAATGTTAGGATTAGAGATTggataaaccataaacaagaACTGCAGATGTATTGGGAGCAGGCAAAGCTCATGAAGTTCGATTTGGAATGGTTGAGTCCTGCTATGGAACGAGTCCTATCTTCGGCCGATCTTGCAAGGATCGAAGCATTGCGTGAGGAAGAGAAGTATTGGAACGAAGAAGCTTCTAAGCTAAGAGAGAAACTCAAGATTGTGGAGAATAAAGCTGCAGTCATTAGAACTGAGATTGTCCTCACAGAGTCTAAGTTGGATGGTTTTGCAATTGGTTATGGTTCGGAGGCTGGGGTTGTTTCCAAAGTCAGTCCTTGGAggaaaatttttctatttagaTAA
- the LOC107496475 gene encoding UPF0481 protein At3g47200-like — protein MPTPNPNGGVMKIEAMLEKGQARFTKECCIYRVPHNIRKLKEDGYTPEIVSIGPFHHGNEKLLKMEDHKRLYCKQFIERSETNKLESFVNCVQELEPKIRGCYSDDIKLSKEEHVMVILVDCCFILEFLLRYHFMLTRGDDAILLPPRLRLYIQYDLLLLENQVPFFVLDKLYNLVFPSTFIGGSESQSHDRHPSLLSLALYHIVPGRIIFPGDFKGDLSVSNVGGIAHFTDLSRKLLLLSCNLSISRCSREAQIVQIYSATELKEAGVKFEVKKASQCLLDLQLFGHTLRIPFFRVEDTTEVVLRNLLAFEQCHCINESYLADYIVVLDFLINTDKDVDLLIKKGIIENWLGDSNAVAKMFNGLAVNILTPDFNEKYSHIFQRLNAFCARPWNKKVATLRRDYCNTPWKTVASIAGIFLLVLTVVQTVFSILQGVH, from the coding sequence ATGCCAACTCCGAATCCTAATGGCGGTGTAATGAAGATTGAAGCAATGTTGGAGAAGGGACAAGCTCGCTTTACAAAGGAATGTTGCATCTACAGGGTTCCCCATAACATCCGCAAGCTTAAAGAAGATGGATACACTCCAGAGATTGTTTCCATTGGTCCTTTTCACCATGGAAATGAAAAATTGCTAAAGATGGAGGACCATAAAAGATTATATTGCAAACAATTCATTGAAAGATCCGAGACAAACAAGTTAGAAAGTTTTGTGAATTGCGTGCAAGAGCTTGAGCCAAAGATTCGTGGTTGTTACTCAGATGACATCAAGCTTAGTAAGGAAGAACATGTTATGGTGATCTTGGTGGACTGCTGCTTCATATTAGAGTTTCTACTCAGGTACCATTTCATGCTTACACGTGGCGACGATGCTATTCTTTTGCCACCACGGCTAAGGCTTTATATACAATATGATTTGTTGTTGCTTGAGAATCAAGTCCCATTCTTTGTTCTTGACAAGCTTTACAATCTGGTTTTTCCTTCTACCTTCATTGGTGGGAGCGAGAGCCAGAGCCACGACAGgcatccttcattgttaagtcTCGCTCTTTATCATATAGTTCCTGGTAGAATAATCTTTCCTGGTGATTTTAAGGGTGACTTATCAGTATCCAATGTTGGTGGAATAGCTCATTTCACAGATCTTTCTAGAAAGCTTCTATTATTGTCCTGTAACTTATCAATCTCTAGATGTTCAAGAGAAGCACAGATAGTGCAAATTTATAGTGCAACTGAGTTGAAGGAAGCAGGAGTGAAGTTTGAGGTAAAGAAAGCTAGTCAATGCTTACTAGACTTGCAACTTTTTGGTCATACTTTGAGAATTCCATTCTTTAGAGTGGAGGACACTACTGAAGTTGTTTTGAGAAATTTGTTAGCTTTCGAGCAATGCCATTGTATCAATGAATCCTATCTCGCTGACTATATCGTTGTCTTGGATTTTCTTATCAACACAGACAAAGATGTGGATTTGCTGATTAAGAAAGGAATAATTGAGAATTGGTTAGGTGATAGCAATGCAGTGGCTAAAATGTTCAATGGCCTTGCAGTGAACATTTTGACTCCAGATTTTAATGAGAAATATTCCCATATTTTTCAAAGGTTGAATGCTTTTTGTGCACGCCCTTGGAACAAAAAGGTTGCGACTTTGAGGCGCGATTATTGCAACACTCCATGGAAGACGGTAGCTTCCATTGCTGGAATTTTTCTGCTTGTTCTCACTGTTGTTCAGACAGTATTTTCTATTCTCCAAGGAGTACACTAG